In Enoplosus armatus isolate fEnoArm2 chromosome 12, fEnoArm2.hap1, whole genome shotgun sequence, the DNA window ATTGATGCTACTTGAAATGTTGTCTTTTGGCCCATATTTTACACTCTTTTACACACCTTTATTTAACATCCAGGCTGACGTGAAGATCCCAGGTTTGCCTCTGAAGGTGGTCATGGAGGCTATCCAACAGGCCACAGGTAAGTTCAAATGGCAGTGAAACAGAACATTTCACACTAAAGGACAAAGTGTGTACATATGTTTGGTGGTTTTATGGACTTTCTTTCAATATTATTATGTTCCAGTGGCAAAGAGGGAAATCTTGGGCATCATGAACAAATGTATAGCAAAACCCAGAGGCATTAGGAAGGAGAATGGACCTGTTGTTGGTAAGTTTTGTGtttcaatatatatatgtgtagaTGTTAAAGGAAGAGGGATAAGTTTGGTTAAACATGTTCTGTTTCAGACGCTTCGAAGGTGCACTAGTTTTCTGAGATAACTGTCTGTAAGACAGGTGGAACTAGATCAGTAGGGATGACGGCTGGACTACTGAGCGGACCATGGCATTAAGATGATACTGCTTATAAAACAATACTGTCTGTTGATAACTGATGTGTGCAAGTTTCATTCTGTCTTCAGAAAATGTCCGAGTGCCTGTTTCCCGACGAGCACGCTTCGTTGGTCCAGGTGGCTACAACCTTCGCAGGCTACAAGCTCAAACAGGTAACCTGTAATCTAAAATTCATATTCAACTCAGAGAACCAACCATGTCTTTGTGAATGAAGtagagtttttacttttttttagaTTGCTACACAATACAGACTTTTTAACAGATTGATGAAACTGTcgatttgttttttcatcttaAGGTGTGACAATAAGTCAAGTGGATGAGGAGACGTTCTCTGTATTCGCTCCAACACCAGGAGCCATGAACGAAGCCCAAGACTTCATCAGTGACATCTGCAAAGATGATGTGAGTCTCCAACAgggacctttttaaaaatactgcatATTTTAGAAAACGTCAAACctataacaaaagaaatcaTGATTGGTGCTTAACAAAGCATATCACAGTACTAAAATAGTATGACATTGTCCTGAACATGAGGTTGTTGTGTATGtatttcatgtacagtatgtgtctacatacatgtgtatttctgtcttGTGTTGCAGCAAGAACAGCAGCTGGAGTTTGGTGCCATCTACACTGCCACCATCATTGAGATAAGGTAAATGAATACATTGTGATGTTTACTGTAAAGCAGTGTTTGATGTCAGTCATCAGCACTATGgataaatcaaacattttagcaTTCAGACACCTTCTGAAaccttttccttctctgctttAGGGACATTGGTGTGATGGTGAAACTTTATCCCAACATGAGTTCTGTCCTGCTGCACAACTCACAACTGGACCACAAACGGGTCAGTAAATCTCCCTCTGCAtactgtttgactgtgtgtccatgtgtctaTGAGCGTTTGAGAATGAAATCACTACTTAAAGgtaatttcttttattttaattttcttcctcttttagATCAAACATCCAAGTGCTTTGGGTTTAGAGGTGGGACAACAGATACAGGTACGTGTCAATAACTAGAGACTGTATTGTTAAAAGTAGCcccctgtgtttacattctggGCTCATTGTCTCAAACAGGTCAAATACTTTGGACGGGACCCAACAGACGGCAGAATGAGACTTTCACGGAAGGTGCTTCAGTCTCCTGCTGCAACTGTTGTCAAGACACTAAGTGAGAAACAGAGCATTTCCATGGGTTCAAACAACAGCCACACAACCAGCAACGATTTGtgacacaccaacacaacagGCTAACTTCTATAAGCCACCGAAGGGGATTTAAACTGAGTAGATTTTGCTACAAATTGTTCTTTTGAGAAATCTACCAAGCCAAGAGCATCAGATCCTGTCACAAACTGAACCAGTGCTGGACATGGATGTGATTAAAATGCGCTGGAGTGAACTGCGGCTCATCAAATACAGTGTCCTGCTGTCATTGTGCTTCAATGGATGTGCACAAACTGAGAAGCACACTTGGATAACGATGAGCAGGAGACGCACGTTTccaaaaagttttatttttaagcatCCACTTTTAtggtgttttgttgtcagattTGCCACCTCAGCTGACAACATCAAGCAGTAAGAGggttttctttcagtttcccCCAACACAGTCAGCTCGAACGGACACTGCAGTCCAACAATGGTTTTCTTATTCACGTGTGATAATACTGCCTCTTGTGGTATGGGAATTCCATATTTGGTGTCCACTAAGCTCCCAGGATCAAGATATGGACAAAGAAAGCAAAGTGGGAGAAATGTACAATTAATTTTATAATATTCCCTTTATGTTGTgttgcatttacagtatatatgagtcatttgtaaataaaacaatcacTAGTTGCTTTGTTACATTCAAATTCACAACCATTTCTAGCAAAAGAAACACCACACACAAGTAAAGAACCAGACTTTAATATAGCCCAACTGTAATTTAATTCCTGTCTGAGTGGCTCTAACAGGGACATAAACAAGGACCTCGTCACCAATTGTAAGTCCCATGAAGACAACTGTTTGATATGTGCAGGGTTCAGCTGGTGATAATCTGAGGGAGAAATGACAGTTTCCTACACCCACAATATGTACAACTCTGAGGCTCAAGAAATGGGAAAATACTCATGTAAGGAGCTGCTGTGTCACACTCTGCCTGGATCTGGTTCCCCCATTGGTGATTTATCTGATAGACTGTAGAATTGTTTACTAAGATAAGAACGGCCTCTGGCAGAATTTGAAGTTACATTCATAACTGAAGTCATAACTACTATGGCAGAAATATGCACCAAATTAAGAAGTTGTTTCCATGGGGTCAAAATTTAGACAATTTTAATACAATTAATTAAACTGTTAATGCATACACTCTTCCATTTACCATATATTGTGAACTGGGTACAGTTTTCTGACTAatgcagagaacagagaaagagtCCTCTGCACTGTACTGATACTGCTTGGAGCATTATCAGTTTTATAAGAACTGTCCTCCTTTGGGCAGGGAAAGTACAGTACTTACTTATTGCAGCATGGAGTGTTTTGTTCTAGGCTGGAGGACCTTTGGGATGCTCAATATCTGTACTAATAAACTGAGGTGGTATTGAAATCATTGTTGTCTGTTTGGCTTACTGGTCCGGAGGGCAATTGCTTGAAAAAACTTAATGTCGAGCTCTCTGGTCCTAGATGTTCATGAATTTCATTAATTCGTTAAAAAAAATGGTGTGAACCGCtgttctttttcagttttaaccATTTAAAATCCACTGGTTAGTACAATGGTGCTATAGTGCCTTTGTTTAAATTAAGTAGTTAGCATAGTGCCGTATTTTAATAGCTATTCATTGACAAGCATCTAAAAGAAACGGCAGTTATTgttgtttctccctctgtgtaCATCATGGCTGTTACTTTTGCAGCCTGTAGGTGGCGCGATGAGCTCCTGGTGCTGCGGTTTTGCCATTGGATGATGTCGCTCGGAGGAGGAGACCCCGCGGCAGTTAGCGCTTGATTGACGtcgaagaagaaaaagaacacaAGATCGGATTACAAGATGGCGGTCTGTGGACGTTAGCAAGAAGGCCGTTAGAGTTGTTGTGTTCCCTGTGAATTTTACTGTTTGATATTAGGCCTCCTGTTGAGTTGTTTCACATTGTGAACGTAATATGTTTATGAAATAGCTACTGATACATTTTACTGCTATTGTGAACTTTACTTAGACGTGCATGTTGTATAACATGCGGGTGGACACAAAGTTAACAGGTCGAGGGTAGGAAAACAGACGGGGTGAGGTGATAGCTTGTTAGCAGCCAGCTAGCCTGCTAGCTCCGACTCGGTTAACCATGTCGGACACTCGGCGGCGAGTGAAAGTATATACGCTGAATGAAGACAGGCAGTGGGACGATCGGGGTACCGGACATGTTTCGTCTACCTTTGTTGAACGACTGAAGGGAATATCATTATTAGTTCGGGCCGAATCAGACGGTAAGTCCCCAGTTAGCATAGCCGCATTGACGTTACGTCGGCtagcgttagcatgctaactccTGTTTGTTCGGACAAAATGCTTCAATTGGCCACTACGTATAGTTGGTTAACTTAttgagcttgtttttttaatttacagcaGCATCTGGAAGCAGAGGTTTCAGACTATttgaacaacagcagcacagccttTAGATTAAAGGCTATAATGTATTAAATAGCGGGTGCTAGCAAACTCGTTGGTTTAGCAGGCGACGTGATCTTAGTAGCATGGGGGCCTTCAAAGTCTTAAACGTACAAACTTGTTATTGCTCAGGATAGTAAACCATTATGTGCTCATGTACagatcataaaacataaattatgGTATGGAATTGGAAAAGGCTAGCGGTGGGTAATAAGCCCTTCGGTTGTTAGTTTTAACTTTGTATTGTTGCAACATTGTTTTATTCAGCGTTTTACATTGTCTGCTTGGCGTTAAATGCTCTATGCCAGGCAGATTAATTGCCTTTAACCTTCGTGAAATGgacatgttaacattttgttatatttgttcTGATCATTCGCACTAGCTAGAAAGAGAAAAGTTACtaaaatctttgtgttttaggGTCACTTCTATTGGAGTCGAAGATAAGCCCGAATACTGCATATCAGAAACAACAGGTAAGAATAGATCGCCCGAGTCTGGATCAGCTACAGCCTCTCACATACCTGTTAGGTTCAAATTCTCTGTATTTTCAAAATTAGAGAGTGAAATTTCAATAATTTAAACACTCAGACTTGTTGCTGGTCAATTACTGCTACACTGATACAGTGTAGACAATGGAAATTCAGGATCTGGTCCCAttgtaaacctggaaataagTAATAGGCAGGTCAAACTATTAGTAATTGCAATACCAGCAAACCGGTGTTTCATAATTTTATCAGCCAGTCAGTACCATGACCGAATTATGTAACTGAAACTTGGTTTGATAGAATAgatttgaattaaatgtttccCTTGCATATTGTATGCATTTATGCATTTACAGGCATGAAAGCAATTGTATGTGTTAAGCTAATATGTGGGTATTGGTATTGGTTGGAGTGCTAGACCCAAAATCCAGCATTCcagaaaaagtatgaaaaagaaGCCCATCTCAAATTTCCAGGTCAAGGAGGACAAAGTACTCACATTTCACTTGTTAATTTGGCTCATATCACAATAGAAAAACCCTTACATGTATTGGCACAGAGCATTCatcagagtgtttgttttgagtatGTGGCCTTTATGTGTGTGGATTCATGCAACCATGTTTGAGTGTGTCCTGTGCATATGATAAGCATTTCTTTGTGTAGAGTTTGatgtttctttctcctccttccagGACACGCTGATTGTCTGGTCAGAAGCCGATAATTATGACCTTGCCCTAAGTTTCCAGGAAAAGGCCGGTTGCGATGAGATCTGGGAGAAGATTTGCCAGGTAAagtcaatcttttttttttttttactggggGGTACACAAACATGAATGAGAGAATTTATTGACACTGTCACAACGGGCAAGAGGCAATACTTTGATACTTCTAGTTTAATTTTTCACTTCCTATTTACCATCTATTTATTGCCCAGGTTCAAGGCAAGGACCCTGCCCTGGACATCACCCAGGACCCCATTGATGAGTCGGAGGAGGAGCGCTTTGAGGAGATTCCAGAGACAAGCCACCTGGTGGAGCTCCCTCCTTGCGAGCTAAGTCGACTAGAGGAGATCGCTGACTTGGTTACCTCTGTCCTGTCTTCTCCCATCCGGAGGGAAAAACTTGCTCTGGCCCTGATGAGCGAGGGCTACATCAAGAAACTCCTGGGTCTCTTCAGAGTATGTGAGGACCTGGACAACAGGGAAGGCCTGCATCACCTCTATGAGATTGTCCGGGGTGTCTTGTTCCTCAATAAAGCAGCCCTTTTTGAGGTGATGTTCTCTGACGACTGTATCATGGATGTGGTGGGCTGCCTTGAGTATGACCCAGCGCTGGTTCAGCCTAAACGGCATCGGGAATTCTTGACCAAGACAGCAAAGTTTAAGGAGGTGATTCCTATCACAGACTCTGAGCTGCGGCAGAAGATCCACCAGACCTACCGGGTGCAGTACATCCAGGACATCATCCTCCCCACACCATCTCTCTTTGAGGAGAACTTCCTGTCCACACTCACCTCCTTTATCTTCTTCAACAAGGTGGAGATTGTCAGTATGTTGCAGGTAAGGATCCAATCCAGGTAACTTATATTATTCTTTAAGGCAGAGTTTATCAACACGTCATTGTCTCATAGGTTTTTCCGTACCAAATgtactgcacatacagtattttcctAAATCTTCAATCAGATGCCACTGACTGAAATTTGTTGGTGCAAGAGAACCTGCCCTCCCTGAGGTTCCAGACAATAACATACCACATACTTGATGACAGATGAATAACTGACATTAAATTTATTGATTTCTTATgggaaatgtgaaatgtcaaatCATTTGGGAAATAgatttgtctgtttatttgcaATAATTCGAGTCAGAAATAGATTGAAATGGATACGGATTGTGATAATCTACCTGTACATGTTGTGATCAAATAATGCATACGGCCACTCAGGAGACCATTCAGTTTTTGTCTACAAGTGAAAGTTGTGTCTGTGTATCAAGTTTTGTATTGTGACCATTGAGCtattaaagatataaaataataaaaacatttttgaaaggtCATTCAGCGAATGAGTTAATGTCCATGGTATTGCTTGTAAGTGGATTTTATTATGGAGTTTATGTGACGCATGTGGCAATTGAAAATAATTTGTACCATATAATAATTTCCATGATGCAAACAGTACCTTCATATTCACTTCATATTCAAGTGTTCGGCCTCCTGTGATTTTGTATTTCAGGGTTAATGAGTGGCTGTCTCTAAGAATCATGggtttctctgtgttgttggaATAGGTCACTTTTTGATTCTTGTTGCTGtaaaacttaaaatataaaCTGTTCTGGATTAAGTTTTGTAttcctcctctttttgtctctttgtatttgcatttttttcctcagtatCTTGATTTCTCAACACTGTTTTTCCTGTGCCACAGGAGGACGAGAAGTTCCTAACAGAGGTCTTTGCTCAGCTCACAGATGAAGCCACAGAGGACAGTAAAAGGAGAGAGCTTGTAAGTCAAACAAATGTCAAATCTCCAGACCAGaagttgtgatgttttttttgtggtaaaaTGTAGAAATCTAAACCTTAGTATTGTAATGTCAGCTTTCAttgctgtgaaaatgtaatgtgcTCAGTATTACTGTTCTTGTTCTATGGATTCGTTCTGCTGTCTGTAGTGCCATTTCGGTCGCAAATATTTACTGACTTTTCTGCTCGGCTCTCCATAATGATTTTGATGTGAGTTACCTCTATGAGGTTGTAATACAACAACTTTGGCAACATTATTCATTCAACACTGTATGCTCTCGCTGAGAGCGAAATGGGAAATAATTCATTCTATTGGTCCATGTAGTTTTCACTCATTCAAATTGAGAAAAGCTTCACATCCTGTTATGGAGAAAATGACTGAGCAACGAACCAGAAATGACATTTCCCACTGCTGTACAACATCACAAATGAAACGATGCTTGAGGATAGTGTTTTTGTCAATGACCTTTAactgtttgctttaatgtgTCAAATGCTGACCAACCTTTACATCTGTTttcgtctctctcctcctcaggtgaACTTTGTCAAGgaattttgtgctttttcacAAACGTTGCAGCCACAAAACAGGGACGCTTTCTTCAAAACTCTGGCAAATCTAGGCATTTTACCTGCTCTTGAAATAGTCATGGTATGTTCTGAGCATTACATGAATGGAAATATCTAACTTGGTAATATTAAAACAGTTCTTTGGTTAAACATACTCCACATTTTGTCCCTATTAATAATCAACTTGGGAAACATTTTATGTGTGCAGAATTCTCTCTTTGTTCCTGTTTTCAactcctcctgtttttctcctgttCAGGGAATGGATGACCTGCAGGTGAGGGCAGCAGCTACAGACATCTTCTCTTACCTGGTGGAATTCAGCCCCTCCATGGTCAGGGAGTTTGTCATGCAGGAACCACAGCAGACAGATGACGTAAGCATCTAAACATCACTGTCAACAAGTGTGCTTTTGCTTTTTATATGCCAGGGAGTAGTTTGGTTCAGcctgtacatttacattttataaaattccacacatttaaaaagcacagtATTGTTGTGACAAAAGGAAGAGTTGACTAGAACCTCCACTTCTATACATAAACTTCTATATATTCAGATTGAATTCTAATTTGAATATATAATTTGACTAAAACTGCATAATTTTGACTCTATCTTCCactatgtgtgttttcttttgtttacagGATGTTTTGCTGATAAATGTTGTGATCAAGCAGATGATTTGTGACTCTGACCCAGAGTTAGGAGGGGCTGTCCAGCTGATGGGTCTGCTCAGGACGCTCATTGACCCCGAGAACATGCTGGCCTCCACCAATGTAAGCAGAACAAACGCATACAAGACTTTTAATGGAGAACGGCGATAAAATAATGTATTGATGGCACAAGGATGGTTGAATTGCTGTTAAACCTGATATGGATATCTATTTTCCTAATTTATTTTGCCACCTAAATCATGATGCCCCCCAACACACTGGCCAGTACATTTCAAACCCGTGTTGGCTTAGTCAAAGactaaaacatcagcagcacttATTAAAGCTTCTTgtcatttgtttccttttagAAAACTGAGAAGACAGAATTTCTGAGTTTCTTCTACAAGTACTGCATGCATGTCCTGACTGCTCCTCTGCTGGCCAACACTGCACATGACAAAAACTCAAAAGGTGAGCTGAGGACAGAGGCCTCACGTAAACTGGAGTGTTTCAGACTGTAGGATAAATAGAGAATTTGACTGATTATTCTGTGTCATGGCCTTTCAGATCTGCAGGAGGGATCAACTAAGATCAACCCGGTCTGTCCAGGTGAGTGTTGTGTAACTCAAACGTTAACCATGAAATGCCCAAACGTGCAAATGTCACAGTTCCACAGTATAGTAATATtagattttaatttaatttcagtctcACATTTCTCTCACCTGCAGCCACCAGAAAAGGGTGAAATAAATGACCAGTACCTCTTCATAATGGCTTAAATGATGCAGTTGCTGTTCTATGTTCCAGAGCTGCAAAGTATTATAAccaatgttgttttgtttaaaactgGACTATCAGATATAATTGTCTATTTTAGGATTGCACTCTTGCTTTAAATTGAGAAAAAGGCAGGACTGCAGCTTGGTGTAGATTTTGGAAATGTTGTGTTGCATATTTGTAGTGTCCTGGCGTGAACGTgactttgttgtttattttgtgtagACAACTTCCAGACAGCTCAGCTGCTGGCACTGATCCTGGAGCTTCTGACCTTCTGTGTGGAGCACCACACCTATCATATCAAGACCTACATTATGAACAAAGACCTGCTCAGGAGAGTGCTGGTGCTCATGAACTCAAAACACACTTTCCTTGCTCTTTGTAAGTACCCACATGCACAAATAGTTTTTCACTCGCACATGCGCACacctttctgctgctttgtctttcttcctctaaaTGTTTGTCAATGgttatcatgtttttttaattaacttaCAACCAAGAATACAGTCACAGGTTTTTAACCACACCAGAGCTGTGGATCTGCTATATGCATCCAAAGAACACACTCGCAAAAGCAAACAGCTTCATTTTTTACTaagttgttgtctgtttttgtccaaGGTGCTCTGCGTTTCATGCGTAGGATCATTGGTCTGAAGGATGAGTACTACAACCGCTACATCATCAAAGGAAACCTGTTTGAGCCTGTCATTAATGCCCTGCTGGACAATGGCACCCGATACAACCTCCTCAACTCAGCCATCATAGAGCTCTTTGAGTTCATTAAAGTGGTGTGTAGACACACAAAATATACCTTAAAATGTTCATTAGTATAGAGTGTGTGCACGTGGCACTGAAAGTTCCACCATGTCTTCTCTTTCCAGGAGGACATCAAGTCTCTCATAGCTCACATTGTGGATAACTTCTACAAAGCACTTGAGTCCATTGAGTACGTCCAGACTTTCAAGGGCCTGAAAGGCCGGTACGAGCAGGAAAAAGACAGGCAGAGTCAGAGACTCAACAGGTCAGTAGACTGATTGGACACAAAGGTCAAATTGGTGCACTGATGTTATTAAGCCTTTAAGTATTCCCAGTTCCCACTGCTCCCCCATACATGAAGAAACAGTTTTCttcatcactttttttctgtagatAACTACTTCATGAGGCAATTGTTTTCCCCTGTAGATATCGCAGAGATGCACGGTCGTTGGACGAGGATGAGGAGCTGTGGTTCAatgacgacgacgatgatgacgatGGAGAGGCTGTGGAGAAGAGCCGAATGGAGGATGACTTCTCTGACAGCTACGGCAAGTACATGGAAGCCAAAAAAGGTAAGCTGCTCTGgtattactgtatgtatctTGTATGTTTTTCCCCAGATCGCAACAGCCCTTTAAGTCTGATATTTACAGCCTCTGTTACTGCAGGAGCTGCCAACGGAGCTAATGGTGCCAACAACAATGGGAAAGCTGCTGTGATCCCACCTGCCTCACCAGCCGTCACTCCAAACAACAGTTCAACTTCCTCTGTCAAAACTGTTGCTCTTCCTGCCACACCAGTCGTGAAGGTAAATCATCTCTACAAATATGAGGTGCAGGGTCACCTTGTTTTTAATCCAGTTATTCACTAAACTCACATGTTTGCAGCCACTTTTCAGCCAGCAGCCATTGTCAAACAAGTTTTCCATTTGTTCCACAGCATGTTTCTAGTGTTATCTTTTAGTTAAAGCTGTCCTTCAACAATGCAGACCTGTGGAAATCAttgtgattttttaaaattgtttaattttGCTTTGCTTGTGCAGGCTATGTGGGCATTTTTCTCAATCTTTTTGTTATTTGCTTTAGACTGCTCTGGTTGGTTTGGTGGACTACCCcgatgatgaggatgaagaggaagaagatgaggaggaagaacaggCTCCAAGGAAGCGGCCCCGTCTTAGCTCTTAAGGCTAATTGTCCTCTGTTTGGTCGTGGTGGACGGACACCGAGtccctcccatcctccctcctctggtcGTCTCATTGGTCCTTGGCCTGCCTGTGCTACCTGTCAGTCTCGCTGAGGAGACGGGCAAAGACGAGCTCCCACCTCACTCAGTCCCTCCTGatctctgctcctcttttctccctcagtggaaggagatggagagtTTCTCTTTTGGAAAGAAAGACGGATCAATCTGTTCCTTCAGCCCGCTGATTTTACCTCTTTTTACCAACAGCCTCCTCAAGGAGAGATCCCAAaatctcctttctttctcctgagGAGAAACTCATTGACCCTTTACAAactcatccctcctctctcataTAACACTCTCCCAGCTCTGACCTCCTTCTGAAcaactttctcctcctcatccaccaTCCTACGTACTGACCAGAGAGGCTGCGGTAGAAATAACAGTGCCAAGGCGGTTCccaactctgctctgttgctaTAGCAACTGTAGCAAGGAAGCTGCGGTACTACATCAGCCCCGCAGGAACCCTCACATGTCCTCATTTGAACTCTCCCTTCCATCCTTCTCGAACCCGAACCAATGAGCTCCAGAGACAGAGGAAGCCAGAACACAACCAGCCAGTGTATGAATTGTTCAGCAGGCCAGTCAGGCTAGCAGGACTAGCCGTCATAGTTATAGAAAGCTTGACTGGCTGAAGTAGTGTGTGCCGCCCTGCCACAGAACTGTTCACTTTTGTCGGGGATAGAGGGATCTAGGCAACATAGAAGaagtaaacaaaatgttgaGAGACAAGGGAggtgacaaatgacaaaatgtaccAGGATGAAAACTCCACAGTAAATGAGGCTTAGATCCAGAGGAGCAGGACTCAAACCTTCAAAAGCCATGGCGTCAGTTTGGccaaggcacacacacacacacacacacacacacacgacgtCTCACACACAGGACTGCGCTAGCCAGAAATCCTGTATTTCATGACTTTGTTAAAAAGTACTGtacagatgttatttttttttccttctttttaatcatttgcCCCTGATCTGATGTTCAAAGGGGAGAGAGATTCCTACCTAcctgtgtatttttgttgttgttgcacaaaAGGTGGGGGTCACTGTTCACCCTTTCAGTCCAGTTCATTTGATTCAATGTAAAATGCAGAGAAGTTGCAAATGCTGGTTTTAAAAATAACGTATTAAAACTGCAGTAAAGTCATTTTTGCAGCCAACATTTTCAGGATGTCTGGAGTTTTGTATTTTAGTGGATTTAAGAATTTCGTGGCCTCCATAATGATGCACACGTGgcccagtgtgtgtttggactggGTGACAGACCTGAGCTGTTGGTGCTTTAGAGTAGATTTGGTGCACACTCTTGATTTAGGAGGTTCAACTCTTGGCACCCTTCTCTCAGACAGATCTCAGGTTCAGAGTTCAGTTTGCATCAGAAACAAAAAGCCATCTGTGCACTGTAACACCGCTAGCTGGTCAAACATCTCACGTTTATCACTGAATGCAGATGAGGGGCTTGAGGTGCCAGGGGCTTTTATCCCAGTTTGAAGGTCCAGAATGTTAAGCACCAGTTGATCCAGAAGTATTCAGCTTTGTTCCACAGTTTGCATCTAATGTCAAGTTTTCTTAGGCCTGTCCATAAAAACAGCTCTGCAGATCAAAAATAAGTTGAAGGAAGAAATATTTTTACAGTTAAATTCAAACTCCATGGTTGGATgagctgtttttattattatgaccATTTAACCCCAGCGTTGATGATCAAGTCAAACCGTGTTGTTCAACTGGAGTATTTGACAAAACACGCAGGTTTGGCCGTCAGAAGGTAACGGGACATTTCCGTGTTGGGTTGAATCATTTCTCGTGTTGTATCTTCTCTCCTGGTCTTACCACAAGCACACTGAGATGCAGATGACAGGAATCAAAATTAGCTTAAAAATGCTAGATCACACAGACTTCTGAGTTAAACCACAAGCAGCAGGGTAGGAGCACAAGTCACATGATTATTGCCAATGTGCTTTTCAGGAGTTCAGCAGTACATGAGCAGCGGAttgtctttcctcctgttttagCGTCACCCAAAAATGACTGTTTTTGCTCTCCCTTGATGAATTTGTACCAAGTGCATTTACTACCACTATCCATTCTTAACATTTGTATGAATTTATTTGATaagttttgaaattaaatgtgacCCTGACATTGAACTTGTGAATCtagctttgttttaattactgATTTGGCAATTGGAGCTACAAAATTTCTTATTCCGAACTATTCCTGAGAGTCCAGATGGTTTTATTTGATCAAATCTCCCAAACTACACTAGAATATTTAAATTTTGATA includes these proteins:
- the LOC139293950 gene encoding serine/threonine-protein phosphatase 4 regulatory subunit 3-like isoform X3; translated protein: MSDTRRRVKVYTLNEDRQWDDRGTGHVSSTFVERLKGISLLVRAESDGSLLLESKISPNTAYQKQQDTLIVWSEADNYDLALSFQEKAGCDEIWEKICQVQGKDPALDITQDPIDESEEERFEEIPETSHLVELPPCELSRLEEIADLVTSVLSSPIRREKLALALMSEGYIKKLLGLFRVCEDLDNREGLHHLYEIVRGVLFLNKAALFEVMFSDDCIMDVVGCLEYDPALVQPKRHREFLTKTAKFKEVIPITDSELRQKIHQTYRVQYIQDIILPTPSLFEENFLSTLTSFIFFNKVEIVSMLQEDEKFLTEVFAQLTDEATEDSKRRELVNFVKEFCAFSQTLQPQNRDAFFKTLANLGILPALEIVMGMDDLQVRAAATDIFSYLVEFSPSMVREFVMQEPQQTDDDVLLINVVIKQMICDSDPELGGAVQLMGLLRTLIDPENMLASTNKTEKTEFLSFFYKYCMHVLTAPLLANTAHDKNSKDLQEGSTKINPVCPDNFQTAQLLALILELLTFCVEHHTYHIKTYIMNKDLLRRVLVLMNSKHTFLALCALRFMRRIIGLKDEYYNRYIIKGNLFEPVINALLDNGTRYNLLNSAIIELFEFIKVEDIKSLIAHIVDNFYKALESIEYVQTFKGLKGRYEQEKDRQSQRLNRYRRDARSLDEDEELWFNDDDDDDDGEAVEKSRMEDDFSDSYGKYMEAKKGAANGANGANNNGKAAVIPPASPAVTPNNSSTSSVKTVALPATPVVKTALVGLVDYPDDEDEEEEDEEEEQAPRKRPRLSS